A single window of Nocardia sp. NBC_01327 DNA harbors:
- the hypD gene encoding hydrogenase formation protein HypD, giving the protein MKYLDEFSNPELAKNLLDKIRAVTTRRWAIMEVCGGQTHSIIRHGIDQLLPDQIEMIHGPGCPVCVTPLEVIDKALEIAAQPGVIFCSFGDMLRVPGSKKDLFHVKSEGGDVRVVYSPLDALTIARENPDRQVVFFGIGFETTAPANAMTVYQAKRLGIENFSLLVSHVLVPPAIAAIMESPSCRVQGFLAAGHVCSVMGTEEYPPLAEKYRVPMVVTGFEPLDILEGIRRTVIQLEEGRHELENAYPRAVTLQGNSAAKAMLTDVFEVTDRAWRGIGVIPLSGWRLSERYRDYDAEQRFSVGDMHTAESSICRSGEVLQGLIKPHECAAFGKECTPRNPLGATMVSSEGACAAYYLYRRLDLPAEVAHA; this is encoded by the coding sequence ATGAAGTATCTCGACGAGTTCAGCAACCCTGAGCTGGCCAAGAACCTGCTCGACAAGATCCGCGCCGTCACCACCCGGCGCTGGGCGATCATGGAAGTATGTGGCGGACAGACCCATTCGATCATCCGCCACGGCATCGACCAGCTGCTGCCCGACCAGATCGAGATGATCCACGGGCCCGGCTGCCCGGTCTGTGTGACGCCGCTCGAGGTGATCGACAAGGCGCTCGAGATCGCCGCGCAACCCGGTGTGATCTTCTGTTCCTTCGGTGACATGCTGCGGGTGCCGGGCAGTAAGAAGGACCTGTTCCACGTCAAGAGCGAGGGCGGCGACGTCCGGGTGGTCTACTCACCGCTCGACGCGCTCACTATCGCCAGGGAGAATCCGGACCGCCAGGTGGTGTTCTTCGGCATCGGATTCGAGACCACCGCACCCGCCAACGCTATGACCGTCTATCAGGCGAAAAGGCTTGGTATCGAGAACTTCTCGCTGCTGGTCTCGCATGTGCTGGTACCGCCCGCCATTGCCGCCATCATGGAATCGCCGAGCTGCCGGGTACAGGGTTTTCTGGCGGCCGGGCATGTGTGCAGTGTGATGGGCACCGAGGAGTATCCGCCGCTGGCCGAGAAGTACCGGGTGCCGATGGTGGTCACCGGTTTCGAACCGCTCGACATTCTGGAAGGCATCCGCCGCACCGTCATCCAGTTGGAGGAGGGCAGGCACGAGCTGGAGAACGCGTATCCGCGCGCGGTGACCCTGCAGGGCAATTCCGCCGCGAAGGCGATGCTCACCGATGTCTTCGAGGTGACCGACCGGGCCTGGCGCGGAATCGGCGTCATCCCGCTGAGCGGCTGGCGGCTCTCCGAGCGCTACCGCGATTACGATGCGGAACAACGGTTCTCGGTGGGCGATATGCACACCGCGGAATCCTCGATCTGCCGCTCCGGCGAGGTCCTGCAGGGCCTGATCAAACCGCACGAGTGCGCGGCCTTCGGCAAGGAGTGCACGCCGCGAAATCCGCTGGGCGCCACCATGGTGTCCTCCGAGGGCGCCTGCGCGGCCTACTACCTGTATCGACGCCTGGATCTGCCCGCGGAGGTGGCTCATGCCTGA
- the hypE gene encoding hydrogenase expression/formation protein HypE: MPDDIAMPTAAAAIDMENWVCPMPLRDSPNIVMGHGGGGAMSGELIEHLFLPAFGSAAEAGMGDSAVITLGGARLAFSTDSFVVKPLIFPGGSIGDLAVNGTVNDLAMSGARPMVLSTAFILEEGTALADIAHIAKALGTAALAAGVKLVTGDTKVVDSGHGDGIFINTAGIGIVDDGVDIRPQRAAPGDVVIVSGDIGVHGVAVMSCRAGLEFGTTVVSDTAPLNGLVAAMLATGADVHVLRDPTRGGVAATLNEITGVAKVGVSLDERKLPVPPEVRDACGLLGLDPMYVANEGKLIAFVAPEDADRVLAAMREHPLGSRAEAIGVCVTEHPGMVVARTALGGTRVVALPAGEQLPRIC; encoded by the coding sequence ATGCCTGACGATATCGCAATGCCGACCGCCGCTGCCGCGATCGATATGGAGAACTGGGTGTGCCCGATGCCCCTGCGGGACTCACCGAATATCGTGATGGGGCACGGCGGCGGGGGCGCCATGTCGGGGGAGTTGATCGAGCATCTGTTCCTGCCCGCCTTCGGCTCGGCCGCCGAGGCGGGGATGGGCGATTCCGCGGTCATCACCCTCGGAGGTGCGCGGCTGGCGTTCTCGACGGACTCGTTCGTGGTGAAGCCGTTGATATTTCCCGGCGGGTCGATCGGTGATCTGGCGGTGAACGGCACGGTGAACGATCTGGCGATGTCGGGTGCACGGCCGATGGTGCTGTCGACCGCGTTCATTCTCGAAGAGGGCACGGCGCTCGCCGATATCGCTCATATCGCGAAGGCACTGGGCACGGCGGCCCTGGCGGCCGGCGTCAAGCTTGTCACCGGCGATACCAAGGTGGTCGATTCCGGCCACGGCGACGGCATTTTCATCAATACCGCGGGTATCGGCATTGTCGACGACGGCGTGGATATCCGCCCGCAGCGGGCCGCACCGGGTGATGTGGTGATCGTCAGCGGCGATATCGGCGTGCACGGGGTCGCGGTCATGAGCTGCCGTGCGGGGCTCGAATTCGGGACCACGGTGGTCAGTGATACCGCGCCGCTCAATGGGCTGGTCGCGGCAATGCTCGCCACCGGGGCCGATGTGCACGTGCTGCGCGATCCCACCCGCGGCGGAGTGGCCGCGACGCTCAATGAGATCACCGGTGTCGCGAAAGTCGGTGTCTCACTGGATGAAAGGAAACTGCCGGTGCCCCCGGAGGTGCGCGATGCCTGCGGACTGCTCGGGCTGGACCCGATGTACGTCGCCAACGAAGGCAAGCTCATCGCCTTCGTCGCACCGGAGGACGCGGACCGGGTACTGGCCGCCATGCGGGAGCATCCGCTCGGCTCCCGGGCCGAAGCCATCGGCGTCTGCGTCACCGAACATCCGGGCATGGTCGTGGCCCGCACCGCATTGGGAGGTACCCGGGTGGTCGCACTGCCCGCCGGCGAACAGCTGCCGCGGATTTGCTGA
- a CDS encoding SDR family oxidoreductase, protein MTSSSQTEPKVVLITGASSGIGEATARHLAALGHRVVAGARRTDRLENLAAGVRAAGGLLDGLALDVTSLDSVRAFAATAVERYHRIDVLINNAGVMPLSPISDLRIDEWEQMIDVNLRGTLYGIAAVLPTMQAQGSGHIVNVASVAGLRVDPTAAVYSATKFGVRALSEGLRQESKDIRVTVVSPGFTHSELTDHGGSDAARSAARGATDRLAIPASAIAEAIGFAIAQPATVDVNELVIRPTAQS, encoded by the coding sequence ATGACTTCCTCATCGCAGACCGAGCCGAAGGTCGTCCTCATCACCGGAGCCAGCAGCGGGATCGGCGAGGCCACCGCCCGTCACCTCGCCGCGCTGGGACATCGGGTGGTCGCGGGCGCCCGGCGCACCGATCGGCTCGAGAACCTGGCCGCCGGCGTACGCGCTGCCGGAGGTTTGCTGGATGGCCTCGCACTCGACGTCACCAGCCTGGACAGCGTCCGGGCATTCGCGGCCACCGCTGTCGAGCGCTACCACCGGATCGACGTACTGATCAATAACGCCGGGGTGATGCCGCTCTCCCCCATCAGCGACCTGCGCATCGACGAATGGGAGCAGATGATCGACGTCAATCTGCGCGGCACGCTCTACGGCATCGCCGCTGTGCTGCCGACCATGCAGGCGCAGGGCAGCGGTCACATCGTGAATGTCGCCTCCGTCGCGGGCCTGCGCGTCGACCCGACCGCAGCGGTCTACAGCGCCACCAAATTCGGCGTCCGCGCACTGTCCGAGGGATTGCGCCAGGAGAGCAAGGATATTCGCGTCACCGTCGTCAGCCCCGGCTTCACCCACAGCGAGCTCACCGACCACGGTGGTTCGGACGCGGCCCGATCGGCGGCGCGCGGTGCGACCGACCGGCTCGCCATCCCCGCATCCGCCATCGCCGAGGCCATCGGCTTCGCCATCGCTCAGCCCGCAACCGTGGATGTCAACGAACTCGTCATCCGGCCTACTGCGCAGAGCTAG
- a CDS encoding HypC/HybG/HupF family hydrogenase formation chaperone, with the protein MCLAVPGKVLSLQERDGTLMSVVDFGGVHKDVCLQYIPDAAIGDYVVVHVGFAIQRLDEVSALRTLAEFEHLGVLKEEFGDGFALAAKQAGLADPTSAGAESAPPQSDTEVPS; encoded by the coding sequence ATGTGCCTGGCAGTCCCAGGAAAGGTGCTCAGCCTCCAGGAGCGCGACGGCACGCTGATGTCCGTCGTCGACTTCGGGGGCGTGCACAAGGATGTGTGCCTGCAATACATTCCGGACGCCGCCATCGGTGACTACGTGGTGGTGCACGTCGGCTTCGCCATTCAGCGGCTCGACGAGGTGTCCGCACTGCGCACACTGGCCGAATTCGAGCATCTCGGGGTGCTGAAGGAGGAATTCGGCGACGGTTTCGCACTGGCCGCCAAACAGGCCGGTCTCGCAGACCCCACCAGCGCGGGAGCCGAATCCGCACCGCCACAATCTGATACAGAGGTGCCGTCATGA
- a CDS encoding HoxN/HupN/NixA family nickel/cobalt transporter: protein MDRRQRLGMIGMAGTVLTLHIAGWATLLLLVAPGNHVVQGTVFGVGLGVTAYTLGMRHAFDADHIAAIDNTTRKLLSEKQKPLSVGFWFSLGHSTVVFVLVALLAMGVKALAANIENRDSGLQQWTGVFGTGVSGSFLILIGVLNLVSLIGIWRVFRGMRRGNYDEAQLEQQLETRGALNRIFGPAMRAVRKPWQMYPIGLLFGLGFDTVTEVSLLVIAGGAAATALPWYSILVLPVLFSAGMSLFDALDGVFMNYAYGWAFARPVRKIYYNIVVTGLSVVVALLIGAQEVISILTAEFDVRSGPLAWVGNLDLGAMGFIIVGLFAITWIAAVSVWRLSDVEGRWQRDLTPKALE from the coding sequence CTGGACCGCCGGCAGCGCCTCGGCATGATCGGAATGGCGGGCACCGTTCTCACGCTGCACATTGCCGGCTGGGCCACGCTGCTGCTCCTGGTGGCGCCCGGCAACCATGTCGTGCAGGGCACCGTCTTCGGCGTGGGTCTCGGCGTCACCGCCTACACCCTCGGTATGCGCCACGCCTTCGACGCCGACCACATTGCGGCGATCGACAACACCACCCGAAAACTGCTGTCGGAGAAGCAGAAACCACTCTCGGTCGGGTTCTGGTTCTCCCTCGGGCATTCCACCGTCGTATTCGTTCTGGTCGCGTTGCTCGCCATGGGGGTGAAGGCGCTCGCGGCGAATATCGAGAACCGTGATTCCGGTTTGCAGCAGTGGACCGGCGTATTCGGCACCGGCGTCTCGGGGAGCTTCCTGATTCTCATCGGAGTGCTGAATCTTGTTTCGCTGATCGGCATCTGGCGGGTGTTCCGCGGCATGCGCCGCGGCAACTACGACGAGGCCCAGCTCGAACAGCAGCTCGAAACTCGTGGCGCGCTCAACCGAATCTTCGGACCGGCCATGCGCGCCGTGCGCAAGCCGTGGCAGATGTACCCGATCGGACTGCTGTTCGGCCTCGGATTCGACACCGTCACCGAGGTGAGCCTGCTGGTGATCGCGGGCGGCGCGGCCGCGACCGCACTACCCTGGTATTCGATTCTGGTTCTCCCGGTGCTGTTTTCGGCGGGTATGTCGCTGTTCGACGCGCTGGACGGGGTCTTCATGAACTACGCCTACGGCTGGGCCTTCGCCCGCCCGGTCCGCAAGATCTACTACAACATCGTGGTGACGGGGTTGTCCGTGGTGGTGGCGCTGTTGATCGGTGCGCAGGAGGTCATTTCGATCCTCACCGCCGAATTCGATGTCCGCTCCGGGCCGCTGGCCTGGGTGGGGAATCTTGACCTCGGCGCCATGGGTTTCATCATTGTCGGCCTCTTCGCGATCACCTGGATCGCCGCCGTCTCGGTGTGGCGGCTCAGCGATGTCGAGGGCCGGTGGCAGCGTGATCTCACCCCAAAGGCGTTGGAATGA
- a CDS encoding helix-turn-helix transcriptional regulator has product MGSRDNELGEFLRACRARIEPAEAGLPSGGSGRRVAGLRREEVAVLAGVSADYYARLEQGRERSPSAQVMDAIGRALKLTADARGHLYRLAGLNPLVPPGNSRDRVHPSLLQLLDAFPRAGAYVLGPAFDVLAANSIADALLAPFGAERNMPRILFTHPEARTVFAEWPVVAAATVHALRLNAGHYPADRAISGLVAELTEKSPEFRALWADHKVGGLDRAFKIFVHPEAGRIELTYQTFDVRDAPGQQLLVGTPEPGSRSEEALAYLAAMSAPA; this is encoded by the coding sequence ATGGGATCCCGTGACAATGAGCTCGGTGAGTTTCTTCGGGCCTGCCGCGCACGGATCGAACCCGCCGAGGCCGGGCTGCCGAGCGGCGGTTCGGGGCGCCGTGTTGCGGGGCTGCGCAGGGAGGAAGTGGCGGTGCTGGCCGGGGTCAGCGCCGATTACTACGCCCGCTTGGAACAGGGGCGTGAACGGAGTCCCTCCGCGCAGGTCATGGACGCCATCGGGCGCGCGCTGAAACTCACCGCCGACGCGCGCGGCCATCTGTATCGGCTGGCGGGGTTGAATCCCCTTGTGCCGCCTGGGAATTCCAGGGATCGTGTGCATCCGTCGCTGCTGCAACTGCTCGATGCGTTCCCTCGGGCCGGGGCGTATGTGCTGGGACCGGCATTCGACGTGCTGGCGGCAAATTCGATCGCCGATGCCTTGCTGGCGCCGTTCGGTGCCGAGCGGAATATGCCGCGCATCCTGTTCACACATCCGGAGGCGAGGACCGTATTCGCCGAATGGCCCGTGGTGGCCGCTGCTACGGTGCACGCGCTGCGCCTGAATGCCGGGCACTACCCGGCGGATCGGGCTATCAGCGGTCTTGTCGCCGAGCTCACCGAGAAGTCTCCTGAGTTTCGCGCGCTATGGGCCGATCACAAGGTCGGCGGCCTCGATCGCGCCTTCAAGATCTTCGTCCATCCCGAGGCCGGGCGAATCGAACTGACCTACCAGACCTTCGATGTGCGCGATGCGCCCGGACAGCAGCTGCTCGTCGGTACCCCGGAGCCCGGCAGCCGGAGCGAGGAAGCGCTCGCCTATCTCGCTGCCATGTCGGCTCCGGCCTGA
- a CDS encoding DUF6390 family protein, translating into MKDVSGTEIFARYAYAPNRLGYCGPPEATALRDGSPDEVRAVARRFSGVWPYLRVMSRMTGIADPMDPRLVESYWLGGGLGAQLDAGRFTAELLSLIGPLAGQYWAHLTADLAAEAAANHCFHVFGVYPWSRFLGKGMDEQPIHVLDSCRIGWGTVVDRDGDDISVLGPRLLWDENALRLSEPSVQHIVIDGFAPETTIGDQVAVHWGRLCGCLDLAQVHDLQASTEHQLLATNRRLAADQRA; encoded by the coding sequence ATGAAAGACGTCTCGGGCACCGAGATATTCGCCCGGTATGCCTACGCTCCCAACCGGCTCGGCTACTGCGGGCCGCCGGAGGCCACCGCACTGCGCGACGGTTCGCCGGACGAGGTGCGCGCGGTCGCCCGCCGCTTCTCGGGGGTCTGGCCGTACCTGCGGGTCATGTCGAGGATGACCGGGATCGCCGACCCGATGGATCCACGCCTGGTCGAATCCTATTGGCTCGGTGGCGGTCTGGGCGCGCAGCTCGATGCCGGCCGGTTCACTGCCGAGCTGCTTTCGCTGATCGGGCCGCTCGCAGGCCAGTACTGGGCGCACCTGACCGCAGATCTCGCGGCGGAGGCGGCCGCCAATCACTGCTTCCACGTCTTCGGCGTGTACCCGTGGTCCCGGTTTCTCGGAAAGGGCATGGACGAACAGCCGATCCACGTTCTCGACAGCTGCCGCATCGGCTGGGGAACCGTGGTCGATCGCGACGGTGACGATATTTCGGTGCTCGGTCCCCGGCTGCTGTGGGATGAGAATGCGCTGCGCCTGTCGGAACCCTCGGTGCAGCACATCGTGATCGACGGCTTCGCCCCGGAGACGACGATCGGCGATCAGGTCGCCGTCCACTGGGGCAGACTCTGCGGCTGCCTCGACCTCGCGCAGGTGCACGATCTGCAAGCGAGTACCGAACATCAGTTGCTGGCCACCAATCGCCGCCTCGCCGCCGATCAGCGTGCCTAG